A window of Actinomadura viridis genomic DNA:
ATCGTTTGCGACGCCGACGCGGCAGCGGCTGTCTACAGCGAGATCTTCCGTTCGTCGGTTCTGAGACCTCGGAGCGTCCAGAGCCCGTACAGAGCCAGCAGCGGTTTGACGATCATCCACTCGCCAGGACGGTAGTCATCCGCACGCACGAGCCTCTCGGCCAGGTCAGGGCGCTGCCGCCGCAAGTACGCCCGGGCCTTGAGTGCATGGGCCGGTTGAGAGGCGATCTTGATGCGGTCGATGTCTTCGAGCAGTGGGATCACGTTCGTGATGTTCTCCCAAGTCGTCCCGCTTCGATCTTCGAGGAGCACTGTGCCGTCGAACGCGAGCACCGACCTGGCGTAGTCGGCCATCAACCGGGCCTCTGCGGCGCCACTGCCGGTCGCACCGCCGCTGAAGATCACGCGAGCGGCCTGCGTACTGTCAGCGGCGATGGATCGGATTCCAGCGCGGACTCGCCAGCGGTTGATCAAGTTCGCTGTCGCCTGGGGATTCCGGTATCCCAGCACGACCACAGCCTCGGCAGCGCCCCCACTGTCACCCACGAGCGTTCGAGACCAGCGCCAGTTCAGCCACTCGCCCCAGGCCAGGGCTGCCGCCGCGGCTAACGCCACTCCTGTCCTTCGTCGCATGGGGGTGACTTTAGGGCACCTCGTTATCCGCGAAGGCACGAGCCTCGCTGGGAGCCACCACGCATTCTGTTAGGAGTTCAAAGGCGGCAACTCGCCGCGAGTCAACGTGTGGGTCCCCGTCCGGTGAGCGATGGTGACCACCCCGGAGCAGGTGCCCCGGGTGGCCGCCGCTTGGCCGACGGCGGCCTGTCGGGGACCTTGGTGACAGGGGACATGTCATCAGCGGTCGTCGAATGACGGGAGGGCCTCCGGCCCCGGTGTGGACCATGCCTCACCCTGGCCAGGAGCCCTTCTCGTTCCGTCGTCCGGTCGCGGGTGGCCATGACCGGACGGCGACGCCTGTCCTCTCCCAAGTGCAGGTCCTCTCGTCCCTTCACCGTGGGCCGTTTCCTAAACAGGCGCCGCTCAGCGGACCTGCGATGTTTCTGAGACAGAACGAAAGTAAGACGCTGATCAACACTCGGGTTTGGCCGGAATGGGTCATGAGTTGATCAGGATTTGATCGTTGAATAGGGTCTTCATTCGTGCCGAACGCAACGCTACGATGAGCGCGATTGAGCGGCTGGGGCCGGGGAGAGGCGCTGGGGCGAGTTTCGGCGGCCTCTTTTTCTTCGGAAGGCGTTATAGGGGCGTTCGGCTCGGGTCGCATCTCGAAGTGGCGGGGCGCTGGGGGTGGCTCTTGATACTCGTGGACGTCCGGGACCTGGTGCGCGCGTTCTATTCTTCCGGATGGCGGCCGCCCGCCGTCGGGAGCCGGCTGGCGATGTCGGTCTACGTCCGCCTGCGTCGAAGCGCGACCCCGGGCGGTGCCATCGGTGCCCTGGTGGCGGCGGCGGAGTTCAAGGCACTCCTCGGCGAGACGGTGGATCTCGAAGCGGTCGACGAGTCGGGAGCGCGCCTGGTGGTCGACGGGGAGGTCCTGGCCTTCGGGTACGACGGCGAGTGCGCCCCTCCCGGCGCGGCGGATCCGGCCTATCGCGATTGCGGCATCATCGTGCGCACCGACTACGAGAAGTACGCGGTGTACGTGCGTTCCGACTCCGGCACGGAACTGGCCTTCAGCTGGGAGGACCCGGCCGCCGAGTTCGAGGAGAGCCTCAAATATCACGGCGGGCTCGTGCGGCTGGCGAAGAACGCGGAATGGACGTTGATCTCGCGCACCGCCGCGATCGATCTGCCGGTCAGTAACATACTGGCGAACGAGCACTTCGAGTGGCGGGGCGGCGATTCAAGGGCGAGTCGCAGGATTGAAAGATTCGTCGCGGGCGGCGGGAGGTTGAAGAGCATCCTCCGGGTGCACGCGGAATTATTCCCGCACTCGGAGGAGCAGGCGGCCCTGGCGTCGCGGCGGGACTCCGGTGCGCGCATGAACGTCCTGCGCCCTGCGCTGTCGGCGACGCTCGACTACACCGGGACGCACGCCGAGGCGCAACGAGGCGACTTCGTGTCGACCTATGTCACCCCCGGCGGCACCGAGTGGTGCCGGGAGTTCCTGGTCGACAGGCGGCACGACGGCGACTTCGCCGACGACCTGAGACTCCTTGAATACAACCTGCTGTATCTCATGGGAATCCGGCGCACCAAGCTGTTCCGGGAGAAGTACGGCCGGCGCCTGTACACCATCATCCTGCCCTCGGCGGTGCTGACGCGGGACGAGGTTCCCACGCTCGTGGCGGTGCCGCTGCTGAGCCTGAGCCGCCTGCCCAATTCCACCCGCTTCAGGAGCACCGTCGGACTCACCGTGGTCGTCGTCCCGGTGGAACCCGGGCCGGGCGGGCGGTTGAAGGCGCGCAAGCCGAGCATCACCGAGGTCGGGGAGATCACGCAGGATCTGGCGCGGGCCGGCACCGTGCGGCGCGCCAGGAACGAGTACGGGATCCGTGGGCCGCTGGCCGGCCATCTGGGCATGACCGCGCCGGCCGCCACCCTGGCCGGCCTGCTTTCGGGACTGGCCGTCGACCTGGCGGTCAGGGCCTGCGGCGCGAAGGGCAGGCGGCTGGCGGCGTCCAGAGATGCCGCCGTGAAGGGGCTGCGGCAGAGCTCCGTGGGAAGTGTCTGTTACCTCGTCGACTGGCCCGGCGGAACGAACGCCCCCTGGGCCGGGTGGTGCGCGGGTGAGGACGATCGGGTGTTCGAGCGCGTCCTGCACAGGGCCGTCTTCCTGACCGACCACATGAGCCCGGCCGAGGCGTTCTCCACCAGCGAGACGGTCGACTTCCGCAGCCTGAGCGTCGGGAACGCCCACGGCGCCGACATGCTGGGGCTCACTCTCTACAACCCGCAGGAGGGCTGCAAATACGTGCTCTACCCGCGCGGGTCGGAACGATATCCCAACCATTCGATCTTGCGCTGGTTCGCCTGGCAGGTCTACCTGGACGTCGCTTTCGCCTCCGTGCGGGCCCTGCTCGGACGATTTCACGACAATATCGACACGACGAACGATCTGCGGCGGGTCCTGCGCGCGGCGCAGAATCTCTCGACCGAACTATCGGAGGTCTATGACCTGGACCTGGCCGACTTTTTCTACCGGCGGGAGTACGAAACCCTAAGATCCATCATGCATATGGACGCCGACTACGAGTACATGCGCACGAGAATGACGACGGCGCAGGGAGAATCCTCGCTGCGCGAGCAGATGCTCATGAACAACCTCGTACTCGCGCTGACCCTCTCGAGCGTGTTCGCCACCCTGGTCGTCGCCGCCGGAGAGGCCGACAAATGGAAGGCGCAGTCCTATCTCTACGGCGCGGTCGGAACGGTCGTCGGCTCCCTGCTCATCAGCTTCTGCGCCCTCGGGCCGCTGCGCAAGATCAGTTCCAGGATCTGGTCCTGGGTCGCGGGCCGGCGTCAATGAGATGAAATGACACCCATCATGAGGAGTTGGTGAATGCGCCCCGAAGCGCTTACCCGCCGTCCGGCCGACGCGCGTGTGGTCCATGACGGGCCGATCTTCAAGGCATGGCAGTGGGAACAGCGGCTCTTCGATGGAAGTTCCCGCCGCTACGAGGTGCTCACGCGGCGCGACACCGTGCTCGTGCTGCCCGTCACGCCCGACCGGCAGGTCCTCCTCGCCTCGGAACGGCAGCCCGGCGTCCGGGAACGGCTGCACACGATCGGCGGCCGGATCGAGGACGGGGAGACCCCCGAGGACGCGGCGGCCAGGGAACTGGGTGAAGAGGCCGCCCTCTCCGCGAGCAGGCTCGTCCTGTGGGCGGCATGGCAGCCGCTGAGCAAGATCGACTGGGCCGTCTACCTCTACTGGGCGGGCGGGCTCTCGGACACCGCCACCGCCGGCGCCGACCCGGGAGAGATGATCCACCTGCTGTCCCTGCCGGCGGACGACCTCCTGCGGTTCCGGGAAGTCGGGCGGATCCAGGACATGGAACTGGAGTACCGGCTCGGACGGGCCAGCATGCTCGAAGAAGAGCGGGCGATCATGGAGGACACCTTCCACCGGGCTTGGAGGGATGACGCATGAGCGCCATGCCCCATCGCACGCTGCCGGCCGTCCAGGCACGCGATCTCTACGACGCCTGCGCGGCCAGCGCGGCCGGACCGGAGGACGGGTACGGCGCCTACTGGGACCGTTGCCGGGACCTCGCCGCCGGCCGGGCCGGCGCCCCCCTACGCCAGTGGCTCGAGCCGGTCCGTGCGTACGGCCTGGGCCTGCTGTCGGGCGTGCGGCTCGACGAGCCCCTGCCCGCGACCCCGCACGAACGAGGCGCGGCACCGTCCCTGCCCGTCGCCGACGCCGTCATCGGCGCCGTCGCGGCGAGCCTCGGCGTGCTGTTCACGATCGACGGGAAAGCCGACCCGAGGCATGTCCATGACGTCCACTACATCCCGGAGGACGCACCGACCCAGCTGGGCACGGGCTGCTCGCGGCTGGAATGGCACGTGGAGGACGGCTGCCACCCGACGCGCCCGGACTGGGTCATCCTGCTGTGCTTACGGGGCGGGCCGGATGTCGTCACGTCCGTGGCCCGGTGCGAGGACATGCGGTTCTCCCGCCAGGAACGGGAACTCCTCACGGGAACACCGGTGAGGCTGAGCCTTGACGACTCCTTCCAAGGGGCCGGTGACCAGGAGTTCAGCGTGCCGACGCTCAGCACCACCCGGCAGGGACTCGAGATCATCTACGACCCCGCCTACACCGTGGCCGGCACCGCGACCGAACGGATCGTCTCGCTGGTGTCCCGCGAGGCCGCCAAGGTCAGGCACGACGTGGTCCTCCAAGCCGGTGACCTGCTCGTCTTCAACAACCGGCGGGCGATCCACGCGCGCACCGGCTTCGACCCGTCGAAGGGCTCCGGTGAACGCTGGGTCAAGCGAGCGCTGGTGCTCGCCGACCCCGCGCAGGCCCGGTGGTGCTCCCCTGGAGTCGTCCATGCCTGAAGCCGCCCGTGCGGGCCTGACCAACACCGAATACGAACGGCTGGCGCTCGCCGGGGGAGTCAACCTTTCGGACGGGCATGCCAGGATCCCTCTGGACGCGGTCCAGCGGTCCATCATCGCGACCCTGCCCGATCTCTTCCACGGCCTGGAACGGCGGAGCCAGGGCGATCTGGAGGCGGAGCTGCTGGAGGCGTTCTTCGGTCTCTGCGGCCAGCGCTCGGCACTCGACGCGCCCGGCCTGTTCCTGACCTTCTCCGCGTCCTCGGCCCTGAAGATGATCGCTCAGGTCTGCCGGCGGCGGTCGCTGCCGGTGCTCCTCATCGAGCCGGTCTTCGACAACATCCGGCACTTCCTTCAGTACGAGGAGGTCCCGATCATCGCGGTCGAGGAATCGGTCCTCGCCACCGCGGACCGGCTGCCGCGTGTCCCGGGCCCGGCCGCCCTCTGGGTGGTGCTGCCGAACAACCCCACCGGCTTCTGTCTCACCGAGGAGCAGTTCGCCGAACTCGCCGCACAGTGCCGCACCAGGGACTACACGCTCATCGTCGACGCGAGCTTCAGGCCCCATGCGCCCTCCCTCACCCAATGGGACATGTACGGGGTGCTGCGGTCCAGCGGCGCCGACCATCTGGTGGTCGAGGACACCGGCAAGACCTGGTCGCTGCACGACATGAAGGTGGGCATCAGCGTCGCCTCGGCCCGGTACGCGGCGGACCTCTACACCCTCCACGACCAGCTGCTGCTCAACGTGTCGCCGTTCCACCTCAGCGTGCTGACGGCCTTCATCCGTGACTCCCAGGAACGCGGGCTCCGCACCACCGTCGGGGCGGCGGTCGAAAGGAACCGCAGGGTCGTGCATCGGCTCGTCGACGGCGGCGGGTTCGAGCACCATGGGGACTGCCGCAACGTCCCCATGGAGCTCCTGGGCGTCCCCCAAGGGACGGACGCGCATCGCTTCTGGGAGGTATGCCGCCGCGGCGGTGTCGAAGTGCTCCCGGCGCAGAACTACTACTGGAACTCGGCCAAGGGCGATCGGCTCTTCCGGGTGCCGCTCGCGCGTCCCACGGGGGACGTCACCGCCGCCTGCGAGGTATTGCGGCGGATGTGCGAACCGGCCATGGCCAAGACGCCATGAGCGGACACCTCTCCTACGGCTTCGGGACCGTTGCCGGGGTGGTCCGCAAGGAGCCGGAGGCGTCGCGGTGCGCGCAACGCG
This region includes:
- a CDS encoding YdcF family protein, with the translated sequence MRRRTGVALAAAAALAWGEWLNWRWSRTLVGDSGGAAEAVVVLGYRNPQATANLINRWRVRAGIRSIAADSTQAARVIFSGGATGSGAAEARLMADYARSVLAFDGTVLLEDRSGTTWENITNVIPLLEDIDRIKIASQPAHALKARAYLRRQRPDLAERLVRADDYRPGEWMIVKPLLALYGLWTLRGLRTDERKISL
- a CDS encoding NUDIX hydrolase, which codes for MRPEALTRRPADARVVHDGPIFKAWQWEQRLFDGSSRRYEVLTRRDTVLVLPVTPDRQVLLASERQPGVRERLHTIGGRIEDGETPEDAAARELGEEAALSASRLVLWAAWQPLSKIDWAVYLYWAGGLSDTATAGADPGEMIHLLSLPADDLLRFREVGRIQDMELEYRLGRASMLEEERAIMEDTFHRAWRDDA
- a CDS encoding TauD/TfdA family dioxygenase, coding for MSAMPHRTLPAVQARDLYDACAASAAGPEDGYGAYWDRCRDLAAGRAGAPLRQWLEPVRAYGLGLLSGVRLDEPLPATPHERGAAPSLPVADAVIGAVAASLGVLFTIDGKADPRHVHDVHYIPEDAPTQLGTGCSRLEWHVEDGCHPTRPDWVILLCLRGGPDVVTSVARCEDMRFSRQERELLTGTPVRLSLDDSFQGAGDQEFSVPTLSTTRQGLEIIYDPAYTVAGTATERIVSLVSREAAKVRHDVVLQAGDLLVFNNRRAIHARTGFDPSKGSGERWVKRALVLADPAQARWCSPGVVHA
- a CDS encoding pyridoxal phosphate-dependent aminotransferase, translating into MPEAARAGLTNTEYERLALAGGVNLSDGHARIPLDAVQRSIIATLPDLFHGLERRSQGDLEAELLEAFFGLCGQRSALDAPGLFLTFSASSALKMIAQVCRRRSLPVLLIEPVFDNIRHFLQYEEVPIIAVEESVLATADRLPRVPGPAALWVVLPNNPTGFCLTEEQFAELAAQCRTRDYTLIVDASFRPHAPSLTQWDMYGVLRSSGADHLVVEDTGKTWSLHDMKVGISVASARYAADLYTLHDQLLLNVSPFHLSVLTAFIRDSQERGLRTTVGAAVERNRRVVHRLVDGGGFEHHGDCRNVPMELLGVPQGTDAHRFWEVCRRGGVEVLPAQNYYWNSAKGDRLFRVPLARPTGDVTAACEVLRRMCEPAMAKTP